TCGCATCGCTCGCGCCAGTGACATCTCCAAGTTGTGTCAGACATGCAGCGCGTAGGTTTGCACATTCTTTGTTGTGCGGATCGCACTCCAAACCTCGCTCAGCAGCGTTCAATGCGTCCTGCCAGTTTCCGCGGTTGATATCGATCATGGCAGCCAGGCCGTAATTCATCGCGTTCGTGGGATCGAGTCGTAAGGCCTCGCGCAGAGACGGTATGGCCTCCTGAAACCTTCCCTGCTCGCAGAGTACGAACGACACCATAAAATGCGCGTAAGGAAAGTCGGGCGCCAACTGTACCGCCGATTTTGCCATTTCGTTCGCTTGGACGAATGCTTCGCGCTTCGTCAGGCACAACGCGAGCAGTGCGTGCGCCAGCGGATCGTCTGGGACATCTGCCAGCGCGAGCGCGAGTTGCTCTTCCGCCAACGTAAAACGCTGGCGAGACATGAGTATGTGCGCGCGCTCGAGGTATGTGCCCGTCATAAGTCACCCGCTGGCTCGCCTAGCGCCGCTCCTCCGTCGAGGCACTGACGTTGGCGACCCAGGTGAAGCCCAGCACACCGAAGCCCCCCAGGGTTGCCAGCACGATCGCGATCTTCTCGAAGCCTTCGGCCGCTTGGGGCGAGATCGCCGCGAATTCGGCCGTCAGCTCCGCTGCCGCGGCGCCGAGGCCCACGATCGCCAGGGCGAACGCCACGCTTCCCATCAGCCAGCGGCGGATGCCGGTGGCCGTCAGGTAGACCATCGACACCACCAGCACGAGGGCCAGGCACACGCCGGTCAGGATCAGAAACCCGATCGACCAGCACGCCAACGCCGCGAGGCCGGAAAGGACCGCGCCGACGAGAAAGGCCGCCACCCAGTTCGAGGCGACCGTCTCATCGCGCGAAAGCGCGTAGCGGCCGTAGCGGTTGAACCGTAGAAAAACATTCGACAACGGAATTCCCGTCCAGGTGAAGTACACGACGAGCGCGTAGGCGACGCCGAGCAAAACGCCCAGCGGCGCCAGGCCGGGAATCGATTCGGCGGCAGAGCGCACGATGCGCACGCCCACGACCAGTCCGATCACGAAGACCCAGCGTAGCGCCTTCGTCATGCGTCCCATGTGATAGTAGTAATTGAGCAACAGGCGATAGGGCCAGTAGCGCGCCTTCATGGCATGCACCATGCCTGCTCGTGCGGAGTCGCTCGTCGGATCGAGGCGCAGCGCCTCGCGAAAGTGCTCGAGCGCCTCTTTGTGATAGCCTTGCGTCAGCAGCGTCCAGCCGCGCGTGGCGTGGGTAATCGCGCTGTCGGGCGATTGATGCAGGGCCGCTCCTGTCGCGGCGGCCGCCTGATCGAACTTGCCCAACTGCACGAGCGACATCGAGCGCAGGCTCGCGCATTGTTCGTGGTGGGGATCGCAGGCCAGCCCCCGCTCGGCTGCTTCGAGAGCCCCTTGCCAACGGTCGAGGTGATATTCAATGGCGGCGTGCAGACCGTGGAACTCGGCCGCAGTGGGATCGAGACGTTGCGCCTCGGCCAGGGGCGCCAGGGCCTCCTTGTAGCGCCGGCGCTCGTAGAGCACGAGGGCCTGGATATAGTGCGTATACGCGATATCCGGACCCAGGTGGACGGCCGTGCGCGCCAACTGCGTGGCCTCTTTGTAGTCCTCTCGCTTAAGGACGCACAGCGCCAGTAGCGCCTGCGCAATGGCATCGCTGGGCGTTTCGGCCAGCGCCAGCCGCAACTGTTCTTCCGCCAGAGCGTAGCGGTCCTGCCCCAAGAGCAGCGTGGCTCGTTCGCGATGGATGCTCATAACTTCAGGTACTTGAGAATGTCGTCGTAAATGCCTCCCTGGTTCGAGTAGAGGGCATAGTTCCGCGCCGTGGCGAACCACTCCGCCGTGCTGGGGCGCACCCGTTTGGCGGCGGCGAGCAGGTCTTTCGTCGAGAGTGGCCGCGGCGCGCCGCCGCGCACGGCTGCGTGCAGAATCTCTTCGATCGCCAGATCGAGCGTGTTCTTGAGATCGGCGCCCGAGAAACCGTCGGTCTTGCGAGCGACGGCATCGTAGTCGATATCGCCCAGCGGCTTGCCGCGGCACAGCACGCGCAAGATACCGGCCCGCGCCGCGGCATCGGGAGGAGGCACGAAGACGATCCGGTCGAAGCGTCCCGGCCGGCGAAAGGCATTGTCGAGGTGCCAGGGGGCGTTCGTCGCGCCGAGAATCAACACGCCGTCATTCGACGAATCGACGCCATCCAACTCAGCGAGAAACTGGTTGATGAGTTGCCGGCCCGCGCTTTGCCGCATATCGGTGCGGCTGGCTCCCAGGGCGTCGATCTCGTCGAAGAAAAGGACGCAGGGCTGCTGGCGACGCGCGCGCTCGAACAACTCGTGCAGGTTGCGTTCGCTATTGCCGAACCACATCTCGAGCACGTCGTTGATACCAACGGCGAGAAATTCGGCCTTGATCTCTCCCGCCGTCGCGCGGGCCAGGTATGTCTTTCCACAGCCCGGCGGTCCGTACATCAAGATGCCGCCGCCGACGGGCTTGCCATAGGCGCGGAACATCTCGGCATGTTCGATCGGGTAGATGATCTTCAGCCGGATCTCTTCCTTCAGGGGCTCCATGCCACCGACGTCGTTGAAATTGATCTGCGGACGCTCGGCTACCCGCTCGATCGACGACGCGGCGTCGGTGTCGCGCCCCAGGCGAATGCGGCCGTCGGCGAGTTCATCCTCGGGCTGGGCATCGATGCCGAGCTGCGCGGCGAGCTCTTCATCACGCGCGGTCGGGTCGACCTGTTGCGCCTGGCGGTAGTGCGTCACGGCGCGCTGAACATCCCCTTCGCTCAAGAGGAACCGGGCATAGAGCAGGTGCGCCGCGGCGGGGGGCTGCGGCAGCTTCAGCAAGTCTTCGACGATGACCAGCGCGTGCGAGTGCTTGCCTTGCTGATTGAATGCCCGGGCCAGCCCCAGCTTGAGCCCGGCATCGTTCGGCGAGGTTCCGAGCGCGGCGCGATACTCGACCTCGGCCTCATCGCCGCGCCCCAGGCCCAGCAAGCTTTCAGCAAGATGCTGCCGGAGCGGGACATTATCGGGCGAAACACTCACCGCCGCGCGCAAGGCACGAATCGCATCGTCGGACGTGGCCATCGTTTACCCCATTTTCGCGACGCGTGGCTCAGGCGAGTTACGCGTCGCGGCTCGTTGGTGCCAAACAGAGTTGAGCCATCATTCTCGGCGAGCAACAAGGTGGGGGCAAGTTTTTTGCCGGGGCCTGCTCGAAGGGCCTGCACGTCGAAGAGGCGATGGGCACCAAAGCAAAGTCCACAGATCCTCTTGTTGCTGCGCAACACCGACGATGGTGCGACTTGTTGTCCTATCAGTGTCAGATCGCGCCGCACCATCGTCGCTGCTACCCCACCCGGTGTGGACGACTTGTAATCTGCTTACTCTTCGATGATGCGGACGCGCTCGATTCCCGCGCGCCACCAGTCGGCGAGCGTGCCGCGGTCGAGGCTTAATCGCGCTTGTTTGCCCGTTGCTCTTTCGAGTTCGAGCGTGCCGAGGAGGACGTCTTCGCCGAAGAGGCTCGCCTCGCCGATCAGATTGCCATCCGGGGCGATGAGGCGGCTTTGCCCGTGCGAGCCGGTGGCGTCCTCGTTGGCCGGCGCGTTGGCGTGGACGATGTAGACCGTGTTCTCGACGGCGCGAGCCTGAATCTGCGCGCGATACGGGGCGAGCTTCGACTCCTGCTTCAAGCCTGATTCGTGCGACAGGTAGAACACGACGCGCGAGCCCGCCAGCACCGGCAGACGCACGAGCTCGGGATAACGCTCGTCGTGGCAGATGATGATCGAGGCTGGAATGCCGTCGATCTTGAAGACCGAGAGGTGATCGCCCGCCGTGGGCCACGACTCGGCAAGCTGCAGCTTGTGGTAGCGCTCGATCACCTTACCCGTGGGAGCGAGGACGACGGCGGAGTTGTAGAGCTTATCGCCGTCGCGCCAGGGCGTACCGATGATGGCGTAGATCTCGTGCCTGCGGCAGGACTCGGCCACCTGGCGTTCGGCATCAGCGAGTTGTTCGGGAGTAAAGGCCCGCATCGTCTGGGCGTCGAAGTAGCCGGTCAGTGCGCACTCGGGAAAGACCGCGACGCGGGCGCCCGCCTTGGCCGCGCGGGCGAGATAACCATCGATCGCGCGCAGGTTGGCTGCCAGGTCGCGCGAAGAGCGCATCTGCACGGCGGCCACGCGGAGTGTTGTCGGCATCGTCGCCGCTACCGCAGCAGGTTCTTCACCCCGTAACCGTGGCGTCCAGGTGGCGACGACGATCAAAAGCAACACAATCGGTCGGAGTCGATGGCTCATCAGTCACCCGCCTCGAGCGCCGTGGGCGAAGTGGACTTGCGATAGATTACCTGGCACGGCTTGGCCAGCTCGATGAAGTCGTGGATGTCGCCTTGCGCGAAGAGGCCGAAGCAGAAGAGCTCAGGATATTTATCGACCGACCAGTTGTTGTCGATGATTTCGCGCAGGCTGACGAGCGCCGTGGAGAGCTCGAGTTGCTTCGGCCGTTCGCTTTCGTCGCCGGCGGCCACGGCCACGACGGCGCTCAGACCGATCCGCGGACCGACGGTGATGAGACGCTCGACCGGCGCGCCAAACTTCTGGCTCGCCCAGCGCGAGACCGCCTGGAGCTGATCGGCCTGCACGCCCAGGGGGCGCGAGCCGACCGACGAGACGAGCAGCGCGAAGAGGAAACCGCGGTCTTCGATCTTCGACTCGCCGAGATAAAACGGGTCGACCGCCAGGACACGCTGGTCGTCGTCGAGCAGACGATGGATCTGGTCGGTCATTTCCGCGCGACCTGTGTCGGCGGCGACGAGCGCGGTGCTCTTCGGCTCGCCGCGCGAGAGCTCGACCACCGGCACGGTCCAGTCCTCGGCCAGCACGATGCGCCAGAACCGAGCCTGCGTTGTGCCCAGCGTTTGCTCGCCGACCAGTTCAGCCTGGGGCATGTAGTCGTTCAGACGAGCCGTGCGCGCGAGCGTTGCCGGGGTGAGCTTGGGTTGCACCGGACCATCGCTGAACGGATCCTCGATCCCTTCCATCAAGTTCTTGGCCAGCTTGTGGAAGTCGAGATTCTCTTCGGGCAAGGACACGGCCAATTCTTCAGCGGACTTTACTTCGCTCTCGGAATCGATCTCCGCAGCGTTGAACGCAGGGTCGCCCGCGTAAAAATGATCGCCGAGCATCTGGTAGAAGGCCTCACGGTTCTCGCGCTCGAAGTTGTGCGTGCCGGGCACATGGTTCACGTGCGAGCGCAATCGCGAGCCGACCCCCGCCCGTTCGAAGATCGGGCTGGCCGATTCCAACAGCGGCGGCAGCGCGTGCCCCGAGGCAAAGCAGCAATCGTCCTTCGCGTTGAAGGTGAGCAGCGTCGGCCGCGGCGCACGCAGGGCCGTCAGATGGGTGTAATCGGCCAATTGAGCAAGATCGGTGGGCGTTTGTTCCGAATCGCCCAGGTCGGAAAAGAACTGCACGCGTGTCTTGTAGCTCGAGTAGCCGGCGACTGGATTCGAGAGCGTGACGCGGCGATCGAGCGCGCTGAAGAGGATGGTCTGCCAGCCGCCGCCCGAGAGGCCCGCCATCGCCACGCGATCGACGTCGGCATGCGGATGATCGAGGAGTAGATCGAGGGCGCGTTCGATGGCGAGGTAGAAGGGAGCAAGTCCGCTCACGCCGCAGAGGTCGAGCTGATTCATGCGGTAGTGAACGAAGCCCTCGCCCTGGAGCTGCCCCATGTTCAGCCATTCGACGTTCAGCGCGAGCATGCCACGCTGGGCCAGGTTGATGCAGCGGATTTGTTTATAGGGGGCGGCTTTGCCTTTGCTGTCGTGGCCGTTCACGTTGAGCACGACCGGCACGCGCCCCGTCAGGTTTTCCGGCTCGTAGAGCAAGGCGGGAATCCACAGGCCGGGCAAGGCCTCGTAACGCAGCTTGCGAATCTTGTAGCCGGGGCCGCCGGCGATCGTGTCGAACCATTCGATCTTGCGCGCGGGACTGCGCCAGTCGGCGGGGACCCCTCGAAAGACGATCTCGGCCAGCACGCGCTCGCGCAGCGTTTCAGCCTCGCGCTGCCAGTTGCTCCACGAGGTCTGGGGCGGCAAGGTGGCGATGCGCCGCTCGCAGTACCTCTGCACCTCGCGCAGCGATTGATCCTCGTCGAGGATCGGCCGCGCGAGCAGGGTCCGCACGTCGGTAGCGGGATCGGCAGGCTCATCGGCCACGACCCAGGCGCTGGCAGAGAACAACAAAGAAAACACGATCGGGGCGAAACGATAACGCCACGAGAATTGGTACATCGTTTGTTCCTCAAGTGCCATGTGCGAAGGCCGGCCGGGTCGAAGGCCACCATCGCCGGAAAACAAGCTCGGTTCAAGTGCCGGCTACCGGAAATCCAGACACTGGCACTAGGCCTCGCGGTGGCACACAATATTCCGCAGGCAAAGCGGCCCACCAATTACGAATCCAGTCACATGCTCGCACGAGGAGTCCGACGGTGGTGAACTATCTGGCCTGGGGTCTATTGGCGCTCGTCGTGGGGGCGGATCCCACGGAGGAGGCCGTTGCGCGGTTCGAAGAGCGCGAGATCAAGTTCACCGGAGGCGAGTATACCGACGAGGTGTTTCGCTATCGCGTGCTGAAGCCCGAGCGGATCGAGCCGGGCAAAAAGTATCCCGTGGTGCTCTTTCTCCACGGGGCGGGAGAACGGGGAAGCGACAATCGCAAGCAATTGGCGTATCTGCCTGAGTGGATGTCGGACGAGGAGCATCGCGAGAAGTATCCTTGCTTCCTCGTCGCGCCGCAATGTCGCACGAATCGATGGTGGATCAACCCGAATCAATTTCTCTCCACCAAGGGGGAGATCGTCCCGCTGAGCACTCAACTCGAGGCGGCCTTGACGGCGTTCAAGCAGGTGCTGGCCGACGAGCCGATCGATCGGGAGCGCATTTACCTGACGGGCATCTCGATGGGAGGGTTTGGCTCGTGGGCCGTCGCGGGCGAGTATCCGCGGAGCTTTGCCGCCGTAGCGCCGATCTGCGGCGGCGGGCGAACGCAACAGGCCGAGAAGCTGGTCGGTGTGCCGCTGTGGGCCTTCCACGGCGATGCCGACCCCGTGGTGCCGGTCGCGAGAACGCGGATGTTGATCGAAGCGCTGCGCGCGGCGGGAGGAGATCCGAAATACACGGAGTTCCCCGGTGTGGCGCACGACAGTTGGACGCCGGCCTATACTGACCCGACGGGGCTGATCCCCTGGATGTTCGAGCAGAAGAGCGACAAGCTGGAACCGTTGCCGTGAATAAAACACAACCGATGATCTACGGCGCCTCGGGATATACGGGGCGGTTGATTGCGCGCGAGGCGGTGCGGCGCGGGCTGCGGCCGATTCTTGCCGGGCGTAGCCTCGAGTCGTTCGCGGCGCTGGCGAAGGAACTCGATTGCCCGACCCGCGTCTTTTCGCTCGACCGGCCGGAGGAGATCGCCGGCGCGCTGGGCGATGTGGCGGCGGTGGCCCACTGCGCGGGGCCCTTCAGCGCGACGGCCCGCCCGATGATGGACGCCTGCATCGCCTCGCAAACCCATTACCTCGACATCACCGGCGAGATCGACGTGATCGAAGCGGGGCACGAACTGCACGAGCGCGCCGCCGCGGCCGGCATCGCCCTGATGCCCGCCGTCGGCTTCGATGTCGTGCCGAGCGATTGCCTGGCCGCCACGCTGGCGGCCGAATTGCCGAATGCCACGTTGCTGCAGCTCGCGTTCACTGGCACAGGGGGCTTCAGTCCCGGCACGGCCAAGACGATGGTCGAAGGGTTGCCCCACGGAGGCAAGGCACGCATTAACGGCAAGCTCGAGCGTGTGCCGCCGGCCTGGAAGACGCGCGAGATTCCCTTCCGCACCGGCACGCAGACGGGCGTGACGATTCCCTGGGGGGATGTCGCGTCGGCCTACTATTCGACCGGCATTCCGAACATCGAGGTGTACCTGTCCGATCCTGGGTTCAAGCCGAAGCATATGCACCGGCTGCGCTGGCTGATGCCCTTGTTGGGGATCGGGCTCGTGCAGCGTTTCTTGAAGCGCTTCATCGAGAAGCGCGTGCCGGGGCCGTCGGACCGCGCGCGGGAAAACAGTCGCTCGTCCCTCTGGGGGCGCGTGGAAGATGCCCAAGGCAAGGCCGTCGAGGCGACGCTCGAGACGCTCGGGGGCTATCCGCTGACCGTGCTGACCACCGTGACGGTGTTGGAGAAGGTGCTCGCCGGCGAAGGCCCGCGCGGGTATGCGACGCCGGCGATGGCCTTTGGCAAGGATTTTATTCTGACGATGCCGGCGACCGATCTCCGCATCGAGCGGGCAGCTCAGGCGACGGCTCATCCCTGATTCGCTCGCACGTTCATTCACCGAAACCATCAACTCGATCAGATAATTACCATGCAAAGTCCGCGCTGCTTGTTCTTCTTGTTCTTCATTTCATTCGTTGGCGCCACCGGGCAGGGGGACGAGCCGATCTACCGCGACGAGATGATCTTTCCGCTCCATCCGAAGCACAACCACGCGCCCGGCATCGTGGAATATCCGAACGGCGATTTGTTGGTTTCGTGGTATCGCGGTTCGGGAGAGCGCTCGGCCGACGACGTGGCGGTGTATGGTTCGCGGTTGAAGCAGGGAGAGAGCACCTGGAGCGAGGCGGAGTTGCTCGTCGATACGCCGAACTTTCCCGACTGCAATACGGCCATGATGATCGACCGCGAGAAGCGGTTGTGGCTCGTCTGGCCGGTGGTGATCGCCAACACCTGGGAGACGTGCCTGACGCAGGTGCTGCTGTCGAGCGACTACGAAGGGCCGGGCATGCCGAAGTGGGACGAGCGCAGCTCGGTCTTTCTGAGCCCGCCGAATTTCAAGGAGCGGATGCTGGCGCGACTCGAAGAGCGCCTGGCCGAGAGCGAAAAGCCGAGCGAGCACGAAACGCTCTTCGCCAACCACGTGCGCAAGACGCTGGAAGATAAGGTCACCCACCGCCTGGGCTGGCAGCCGCGCTGCAAACCGGTCGAGCTGGCGAGCGGACGGATTCTGCTGCCGCTGTACACCGATACCTACTCGGTGTCGCTCATGGCGATCAGCGACGACCATGGAAAGACCTGGTATGCCAGCGAGCCGTTGGCCGGCTTCGGCAACATTCAGCCCGCGGTCTTGCAGCGCCACGACGGCACACTGGTGGCCTACATGCGCGAAAACGGCCCGCTCAATAAGATCCGCGTCTGCGAGTCGCCGGATGAAGGGCTCACGTGGGGGCCGGTAGGGACGATCGACCTGCCGAATCCCGGCTCGGGGCTCGATGCCGTGCGGCTGGCGAACGGACATTGGCTGCTGATCTACAACGACACGGTCGAG
This genomic window from Pirellulales bacterium contains:
- a CDS encoding tetratricopeptide repeat protein, which encodes MSIHRERATLLLGQDRYALAEEQLRLALAETPSDAIAQALLALCVLKREDYKEATQLARTAVHLGPDIAYTHYIQALVLYERRRYKEALAPLAEAQRLDPTAAEFHGLHAAIEYHLDRWQGALEAAERGLACDPHHEQCASLRSMSLVQLGKFDQAAAATGAALHQSPDSAITHATRGWTLLTQGYHKEALEHFREALRLDPTSDSARAGMVHAMKARYWPYRLLLNYYYHMGRMTKALRWVFVIGLVVGVRIVRSAAESIPGLAPLGVLLGVAYALVVYFTWTGIPLSNVFLRFNRYGRYALSRDETVASNWVAAFLVGAVLSGLAALACWSIGFLILTGVCLALVLVVSMVYLTATGIRRWLMGSVAFALAIVGLGAAAAELTAEFAAISPQAAEGFEKIAIVLATLGGFGVLGFTWVANVSASTEERR
- a CDS encoding AAA family ATPase — translated: MATSDDAIRALRAAVSVSPDNVPLRQHLAESLLGLGRGDEAEVEYRAALGTSPNDAGLKLGLARAFNQQGKHSHALVIVEDLLKLPQPPAAAHLLYARFLLSEGDVQRAVTHYRQAQQVDPTARDEELAAQLGIDAQPEDELADGRIRLGRDTDAASSIERVAERPQINFNDVGGMEPLKEEIRLKIIYPIEHAEMFRAYGKPVGGGILMYGPPGCGKTYLARATAGEIKAEFLAVGINDVLEMWFGNSERNLHELFERARRQQPCVLFFDEIDALGASRTDMRQSAGRQLINQFLAELDGVDSSNDGVLILGATNAPWHLDNAFRRPGRFDRIVFVPPPDAAARAGILRVLCRGKPLGDIDYDAVARKTDGFSGADLKNTLDLAIEEILHAAVRGGAPRPLSTKDLLAAAKRVRPSTAEWFATARNYALYSNQGGIYDDILKYLKL
- a CDS encoding carbon-nitrogen hydrolase family protein produces the protein MSHRLRPIVLLLIVVATWTPRLRGEEPAAVAATMPTTLRVAAVQMRSSRDLAANLRAIDGYLARAAKAGARVAVFPECALTGYFDAQTMRAFTPEQLADAERQVAESCRRHEIYAIIGTPWRDGDKLYNSAVVLAPTGKVIERYHKLQLAESWPTAGDHLSVFKIDGIPASIIICHDERYPELVRLPVLAGSRVVFYLSHESGLKQESKLAPYRAQIQARAVENTVYIVHANAPANEDATGSHGQSRLIAPDGNLIGEASLFGEDVLLGTLELERATGKQARLSLDRGTLADWWRAGIERVRIIEE
- a CDS encoding dienelactone hydrolase family protein, which encodes MVNYLAWGLLALVVGADPTEEAVARFEEREIKFTGGEYTDEVFRYRVLKPERIEPGKKYPVVLFLHGAGERGSDNRKQLAYLPEWMSDEEHREKYPCFLVAPQCRTNRWWINPNQFLSTKGEIVPLSTQLEAALTAFKQVLADEPIDRERIYLTGISMGGFGSWAVAGEYPRSFAAVAPICGGGRTQQAEKLVGVPLWAFHGDADPVVPVARTRMLIEALRAAGGDPKYTEFPGVAHDSWTPAYTDPTGLIPWMFEQKSDKLEPLP
- a CDS encoding saccharopine dehydrogenase NADP-binding domain-containing protein gives rise to the protein MNKTQPMIYGASGYTGRLIAREAVRRGLRPILAGRSLESFAALAKELDCPTRVFSLDRPEEIAGALGDVAAVAHCAGPFSATARPMMDACIASQTHYLDITGEIDVIEAGHELHERAAAAGIALMPAVGFDVVPSDCLAATLAAELPNATLLQLAFTGTGGFSPGTAKTMVEGLPHGGKARINGKLERVPPAWKTREIPFRTGTQTGVTIPWGDVASAYYSTGIPNIEVYLSDPGFKPKHMHRLRWLMPLLGIGLVQRFLKRFIEKRVPGPSDRARENSRSSLWGRVEDAQGKAVEATLETLGGYPLTVLTTVTVLEKVLAGEGPRGYATPAMAFGKDFILTMPATDLRIERAAQATAHP
- a CDS encoding exo-alpha-sialidase; this encodes MQSPRCLFFLFFISFVGATGQGDEPIYRDEMIFPLHPKHNHAPGIVEYPNGDLLVSWYRGSGERSADDVAVYGSRLKQGESTWSEAELLVDTPNFPDCNTAMMIDREKRLWLVWPVVIANTWETCLTQVLLSSDYEGPGMPKWDERSSVFLSPPNFKERMLARLEERLAESEKPSEHETLFANHVRKTLEDKVTHRLGWQPRCKPVELASGRILLPLYTDTYSVSLMAISDDHGKTWYASEPLAGFGNIQPAVLQRHDGTLVAYMRENGPLNKIRVCESPDEGLTWGPVGTIDLPNPGSGLDAVRLANGHWLLIYNDTVEGRSSLAVSISDDEGKTWRWTRHLEQQEAGSYHYPAVIQGADGMIHFVYSYFAGKDAGKTMKHVAANEAWVQAGD